In Paenibacillus durus, the DNA window GCTGCATCGGATTCATCGACGACATCATTTTGGTCTGCAAATATGTCGTTATCGCGGCAAGCGCCGGCAGGATGAACAAATGGTCGGGCTTTCCGAGCTGCAGCCAAAGGAACGAATGCTCCCGCAGATGGGGATTGTAATAAATCGAGTTGTAAAGAGCGATAAAGATCGGCATTTGTACGATCAGCGGCAGACAGCCCGCCATTGGATTGACTTTGTTCTCCTGGAAGAGCCGCATTGTTTCCTGCTGGACTTTTTGGGGATTGTCTTTATATTTTTTCTGAATTTTTTGAAGCTCAGGCTGAATGGCCTGCATAGCCCGTGAGCTCTTAATCTGCTTCATCGTCAGGGGTAAGATAAGCGTACGGACGATAATTACCATTGCAAGGACGGCCAGCGCATATTCTCCGTTAAACCATCTCGCAAATAATTCCAGCGCCTCGGCAAAATAAAAAACAACATTTTTTTCCCAAAAGTTCCCGTTCTTCAAATCCTCTGTTGTATGCGTAACCGTGGCCGAT includes these proteins:
- a CDS encoding YidC/Oxa1 family membrane protein insertase, whose translation is MSLLKTRRGKWFLLITGLVLMMAVLSGCGQSATVTHTTEDLKNGNFWEKNVVFYFAEALELFARWFNGEYALAVLAMVIIVRTLILPLTMKQIKSSRAMQAIQPELQKIQKKYKDNPQKVQQETMRLFQENKVNPMAGCLPLIVQMPIFIALYNSIYYNPHLREHSFLWLQLGKPDHLFILPALAAITTYLQTKMMSSMNPMQQQGPMQFMLMVYPVLIFIMSYNFPSALPLYWVFSNLYTIGQNYFLYRGNSTPQTAAVDSDSGGKAKLKEAKKSK